Proteins co-encoded in one Sus scrofa isolate TJ Tabasco breed Duroc chromosome 14, Sscrofa11.1, whole genome shotgun sequence genomic window:
- the LOC100153720 gene encoding olfactory receptor 13G1-like, whose protein sequence is MNQTLVTEFLILGFSEPPGLQTLLFLAFLLLYTVALSGNLLIVAVISSSPALHTPMYFFLVHLALVDILCTSTILPKLLVGMVASRTISYGGCMAQLFFFTWSMGAELLLFSAMAYDRYVAICRPLHYSALMGPQVCQLLAGVVWTVSLTNTGVNTGLLLRLPFCHSNVVEHFFCEIPPLLKLSCAPTHLNETMAFTADLFLAVGNFSVIMLSYGCIISSILHIRSAAGKQRAFSTCSSHLLVVTMYYSTVIYTYIRPTSSYSLDKDKLVSVIYTSVAPSLNPLIYSLRNTEVKVALGRLLSYC, encoded by the coding sequence ATGAACCAGACGCTGGTCACCGAGTTCCTCATTCTGGGATTCTCCGAACCTCCTGGGCTGCAAACACTGCTTTTTCTCGCCTTCCTGCTCCTCTACACCGTGGCCCTCTCGGGAAACCTGCTCATCGTGGCGGTCATcagctccagcccagccctgcacacccccatgtacttcttcctggtcCACCTGGCCTTGGTGGACATCCTCTGCACCTCCACCATCCTGCCTAAGCTGCTGGTGGGCATGGTGGCCAGCAGGACCATCTCCTATGGGGGCTGCATGGCCCAGCTCTTTTTCTTCACGTGGTCCATGGGGGCCGAGCTGCTACTCTTCTctgccatggcctatgaccgctacgttGCCATCTGTCGGCCCCTCCACTACAGTGCCCTGATGGGCCCCCAGGTGTGCCAGCTCTTGGCAGGAGTGGTGTGGACAGTCAGCCTGACCAACACCGGTGTGAACACTGGCCTCTTGTTGCGCCTGCCGTTCTGCCACTCCAATGTGGTTGAGCACTTCTTCTGCGAAATCCCGCCTCTGCTGAAGCTCTCCTGTGCCCCGACCCACCTGAATGAGACCATGGCCTTCACTGCGGATCTTTTCCTGGCGGTGGGGAACTTTTCCGTGATCATGCTCTCCTATGGCTGCATCATCAGCAGCATCCTGCACATACGCTCAGCTGCGGGCAAGCAGCGGGCCTTCTCCACATGTTCCTCCCACCTGCTGGTGGTCACCATGTACTACTCCACTGTCATCTACACCTACATCCGCCCCACGTCCAGCTACTCGCTGGACAAGGACAAGTTGGTGTCGGTGATCTACACCTCTGTGGCACCCTCCCTGAACCCCCTCATCTACTCACTGAGAAACACAGAGGTGAAAGTGGCACTCGGGAGGCTGCTCTCCTACTGCTGA